Proteins encoded within one genomic window of Columba livia isolate bColLiv1 breed racing homer chromosome 1, bColLiv1.pat.W.v2, whole genome shotgun sequence:
- the MIS18A gene encoding protein Mis18-alpha, protein MAGVLYPLPGMVEELDSSLSLLEVSDGRGHQRRQAGAEEDADLLPMVFLCGGCKRPVGDTLSWVSNDDEADCIMLRSAAASVSVDEERKISKRPGECGCVIETLFCSGCSMTLGNIYRCTPKHLDYKRDLFCFNVDSIESYILGSSEKQALTDEEPLTLESRAVLEEVVQRADAVLKALETRLTDVESSLASLHNKV, encoded by the exons ATGGCGGGCGTGTTGTACCCGCTGCCGGGcatggtggaggagctggacTCCTCCCTCTCGCTGCTGGAGGTAAGCGACGGGCGAGGGCACCAGCGGCGACAGGCGGGCGCAGAGGAGGACGCCGACCTGCTGCCCATGGTGTTCCTCTGCGGCGGCTGCAAGCGGCCGGTGGGCGACACGCTGAGCTGGGTGTCCAACGACGACGAGGCGGACTGCATCATGCTGCGCA GTGCGGCCGCCAGCGTCTCTGTGGACGAGGAGCGGAAGATCTCCAAGCGGCCCGGCGAGTGCGGATG CGTGATTGAAACACTGTTCTGCTCTGGCTGCTCAATGACACTTGGCAACATCTACAGATGCACCCCAAAGCATCTTGATTACAAGAGGGATTTGTTCTGTTTCAATGTTGACTCAATTGAAAG TTACATTCTAGGATCCTCAGAAAAGCAAGCTCTTACTGATGAGGAACCTTTAACTCTTGAAAGTCGAGCTGTCTTGGAAGAGGTAGTACAAAGG GCAGATGCTGTATTAAAGGCTCTGGAGACAAGACTAACTGATGTCGAATCGAGTTTGGCTTCTCTTCACAACAAAGTCTGA